The Arachis duranensis cultivar V14167 chromosome 2, aradu.V14167.gnm2.J7QH, whole genome shotgun sequence genome has a window encoding:
- the LOC107473546 gene encoding uncharacterized protein LOC107473546, producing MKYDGTKDPQEHLTAFEARMNLEGAADAVRCSAFPVTLGGPAIKWFNVLPNGSITDFYDMSRKFMAQFTTRITKAKHPISLLGVTQRQEEYTRKYLDRFNDECLTVDGLTDSVASLCLTNGLMNEDFRKHLTTKLV from the coding sequence ATGAAGTACGATGGAACCAAAGACCCCCAGGAACACCTAACGGCCTTTGAGGCCAGGATGAATTTAGAAGGCGCCGCTGACGCGGTCCGGTGTAGTGCCTTCCCAGTAACCCTAGGTGGACCTGCGATTAAATGGTTCAACGTCCTCCCCAACGGATCCATAACCGATTTCTACGATATGTCACGGAAATTTATGGCCCAATTCACCACCAGAATCACCAAAGCCAAACACCCCATCAGCTTGTTGGGAGTCACCCAAAGACAGGAGGAATACACGAGAAAGTACCTTGATCGATTCAACGATGAGTGTTTGACAGTCGACGGACTCACGGACTCAGTCGCAAGCCTCTGCCTAACGAACGGACTCATGAACGAGGACTTCCGAAAACACCTCACTACCAAACTGGTATGA